A genomic region of Choristoneura fumiferana chromosome 17, NRCan_CFum_1, whole genome shotgun sequence contains the following coding sequences:
- the LOC141437007 gene encoding uncharacterized protein isoform X2, which produces MYSCLRKYFSPFVCQNEELSLLQIFKPLYILLSAVGLFPSAIEFSNGKENYIVAFKSSPINLVPTLLITTITCIFFYLHMQVLSVVSENNYLTSDPMTLANYVTNLVITLLVVFIIYINAFKNRRSYITILNEMAGCWADLSKSTTNDISRLRVQVNCLVLGSLIVMLIVQLVITFTEGDPTYMIAMITMSFNLPEMIQFTVLAFYFTMILMITTILKNIDEHLAMIARGRIVSGMGNDYVGLKIESSLESLRRLRGVYARAMVVKRQVNAAFQAPLLFILAQSFHALVSDAHGLYHIVIISEDFTTHNVVEECFWVVYQLIKYHILGYASALLEMQANKIGRTLYDNSAYGKEQIQCKSSTDIIEQISLHLEIQHFSALMKFQNTQITIYGLFPLKSSLLFNLIASAAIYLVILVQFDNNQ; this is translated from the exons ATGTATTCTTGTTTGCGGAAATATTTTTCACCATTTGTGTGTCAGAACGAAGAATTAAGTTTGTTGCAAATTTTCAAACCTCTATATATTTTACTTTCGGCTGTCGGACTGTTTCCTAGTGCCATCGAATTTTCCAACGGAAAGGAGAACTACATTGTCGCATTCAAATCTTCACCAATTAATTTAGTGCCTACGCTGTTGATTACTACaataacttgcatatttttttatcttcacATGCAAGTATTAAGTGTCGTTAGCGAGAATAACTACTTGACAAGTGACCCCATGACTTTAGCTAATTACGTTACTAACTTGGTTATTACGTTACtagttgtttttattatttatattaacgcGTTTAAGAATAGAAGGTCGTACAtaacaattttaaatgaaatggcCGGCTGCTGGGCCGATTTATCAAAAAGTACCACAAACGATATCAGTCGTTTGCGAGTCCAAGTAAACTGCTTGGTTCTTGGATCTCTAATAGTGATGTTAATCGTGCAGTTAGTAATTACATTCACTGAAGGTGATCCTACGTATATGATAGCAATGATAACTATGAGTTTTAATTTACCAGAGATGATACAATTTACCGTGTTggcattttattttaccatgaTCTTAATGATTACTACTATACTGAAAAATATTGACGAGCATTTAGCGATGATTGCTCGTGGAAGAATAGTGAGTGGTATGGGGAATGACTACGTGGGATTGAAGATAGAGTCATCACTGGAGTCGCTGCGTCGGTTGCGGGGCGTGTATGCGCGTGCGATGGTCGTCAAGCGGCAAGTCAACGCAGCTTTCCAGGCACCTCTGCTGTTCATTCTAGCGCAGAGTTTTCACGCCCTAGTAAGCGATGCACACGGCTTATACCACATAGTTATTATAAGTGAAGATTTCACTACACACAACGTGGTTGAAGAATGCTTTTGGGTCGTTTATCAGCTGATCAAGTATCATATTTTAGGTTATGCAAGTGCTTTATTAGAAATGCag gCAAACAAAATTGGCCGTACTCTATACGATAATTCGGCATACGGAAAAGAACAAATACAATGTAAATCCTCAACCGATATAATTGAACAGATATCACTTCATTTGGAA ATTCAACACTTCTCGGCTTTGATGAAATTTCAGAACACCCAAATTACAATCTACGGCCTCTTTCCACTTAAATCTTCACTGTTATTTAAT CTAATAGCATCAGCTGCTATCTACTTGGTGATTTTGGTgcaatttgataataatcaATAA
- the LOC141437157 gene encoding uncharacterized protein: protein MFSLLRKYFSPFVRQKEELSLLQMFKPLYFLLAGIGLFPSAIEFPSGYRGHTVVLKSSSINLACTFLNATITCIFFCLHMQKLFSAASKNNSFTKDPMTLANYSTNLVIEVLVAIIVYICAFKNRWSHINILNEIAGCWADLSKSTRSVILGPLRVQVNCVVLGSLLVMLIIQLTVTFIQRVSLYNKALVAITFNFPEMLLFTVIAFYYVMIVMIVALLKNIDEHLMMIARMRMGNDNMGLKPGASLKSLRQLRGAYGRTMAAKWQVNAAFQASLLFILALTFHSLVCDAHGLYHIVAFHNDVTTLNMVVESFWVFYQVAKFYVIGYSSALLKLQVNKIGRTLHDISANIKDMTLFYQQIQHFVSLMKFQDSEITIYGLFQLKSSLLFSVVASAVTYLVILVQYDGGQ, encoded by the exons ATGTTCTCtttattacgaaaatatttcTCACCTTTTGTGCGTCAGAAAGAAGAACTTAGTTTACTACAAATGTTCAAACCTTTGTACTTTCTACTTGCGGGAATAGGATTGTTTCCTAGTGCCATTGAATTTCCCAGCGGATATAGAGGCCACACCGTCGTACTCAAATCTTCATCAATTAATTTAGCATGCACCTTTCTGAATGCTACAAtaacttgcatttttttttgtctccaTATGCAAAAATTATTCAGTGCCGCTAGTAAGAACAACTCCTTTACAAAAGACCCGATGACTTTAGCTAATTACAGTACTAACTTGGTTATTGAAGTACTAGTGGCTATAATTGTTTATATTTGCGCGTTTAAGAATAGGTGGTCGCACatcaatattttaaatgaaatcgCCGGCTGCTGGGCAGATTTATCAAAAAGTACCAGAAGCGTCATACTTGGGCCTTTGCGAGTCCAAGTTAACTGCGTGGTTCTCGGGTCTCTTTTAGTGATGTTGATTATACAGTTGACCGTTACATTCATTCAACGTGTCTCTCTATATAACAAAGCATTGGTAGCTATAACTTTTAACTTTCCGGAGATGTTACTGTTTACGGTGATAGCATTTTATTACGTCATGATCGTAATGATTGTTGCTTTACTGAAAAATATTGACGAGCATTTGATGATGATTGCCCGCATGAGAATGGGGAACGACAATATGGGGCTAAAACCAGGGGCATCCTTGAAGTCGCTGCGGCAGCTGCGGGGCGCGTATGGGCGTACGATGGCCGCCAAGTGGCAAGTCAACGCCGCTTTCCAGGCTTCTCTACTGTTTATTCTGGCGCTAACCTTCCACTCCCTCGTTTGTGATGCCCATGGCTTATACCACATAGTTGCCTTCCATAATGACGTCACGACACTGAACATGGTTGTGGAATCTTTTTGGGTCTTTTACCAGGTGGCCAAATTTTATGTTATAGGTTATTCAAGCGCTTTATTAAAACTGCAG GTAAATAAAATTGGCCGCACTCTTCATGATATCTCggcaaatataa AGGATATGACTTTATTTTACCAACAGATCCAACACTTTGTTTCTTTGATGAAATTTCAAGACAGCGAAATCACAATCTATGGCCTCTTTCAACTTAAATCTTCACTGTTATttagt GTAGTTGCATCAGCTGTCACGTACTTGGTGATTTTGGTGCAATATGATGGTGGTCAATGA
- the LOC141437158 gene encoding uncharacterized protein yields MDCLNQQLIVSTVIFICAFKYQSLYIIILNKIVGSWAEFPNITSGSNVILGRLRVQVNCAVLGSLFIALILQFAVTYTGSVSAWKTLLKYLSFVLPELIQFTCVAFYFAMILMVVALLKNIEEHFRILVYIKRIRGMGNDYVGVELGPLPTSLCQLRGVYARTLAAKRQVNAAFQAPLLLILAQSFHALVSNAHALYNELNLKNSFNNHDLLESCCWSFYQIMKFYVIGKSGALLKLQRNRIGRALYEISTGLNGDIALHLEIQHFTTLMSFHPTEINLFGFFPLESSLVFNALVSSATYLVILVEFDKTT; encoded by the exons ATGGATTGCCTGAACCAACAG TTAATAGTGAGCacggtcatttttatttgtgcaTTTAAATATCAGAGCTTGTACATCatcattttaaacaaaattgtcGGATCTTGGGCAGAATTTCCGAATATCACTAGCGGCAGCAACGTCATTCTTGGACGACTGAGAGTTCAAGTTAACTGCGCAGTTCTTGGCTCTCTCTTCATAGCTCTGATCCTTCAGTTTGCCGTCACATACACAGGAAGTGTCTCAGCCTGGAAaactttattgaaatatttgagTTTTGTCCTACCAGAACTGATACAATTCACATGTGTGGCATTTTACTTTGCCATGATATTGATGGTTGTTGCTTTGCTGAAAAATATTGAAGAGCATTTCAGAATACTTGTATACATAAAAAGGATAAGAGGCATGGGGAACGATTACGTTGGGGTGGAGTTAGGGCCACTGCCAACGTCCCTGTGTCAGCTACGGGGCGTGTATGCGCGCACGCTGGCAGCTAAGCGGCAGGTTAACGCAGCCTTCCAGGCGCCGCTGCTACTCATTCTGGCGCAGAGCTTCCACGCCCTCGTCAGCAATGCCCATGCTCTGTACAAcgaattgaatttgaaaaacaGCTTTAATAATCACGACTTGCTCGAAAGCTGCTGTTGGAGTTTCTACCAAATAATGAAGTTTTATGTAATAGGAAAATCAGGtgcattattaaaattacag AGAAATAGAATTGGGCGTGCTCTCTATGAAATATCAACTGGGTTGAATGGAGATATCGCACTTCATTTGgaa ATTCAGCACTTTACAACTTTGATGTCGTTTCATCCGACGGAAATTAATCTCTTCGGCTTCTTTCCTTTGGAATCCTCTCTTGTCTTCAAC GCACTGGTATCGTCAGCCACATATTTAGTGATTTTAGTGGAGTTCGACAAAACtacttaa
- the LOC141437007 gene encoding uncharacterized protein isoform X1, producing the protein MYSCLRKYFSPFVCQNEELSLLQIFKPLYILLSAVGLFPSAIEFSNGKENYIVAFKSSPINLVPTLLITTITCIFFYLHMQVLSVVSENNYLTSDPMTLANYVTNLVITLLVVFIIYINAFKNRRSYITILNEMAGCWADLSKSTTNDISRLRVQVNCLVLGSLIVMLIVQLVITFTEGDPTYMIAMITMSFNLPEMIQFTVLAFYFTMILMITTILKNIDEHLAMIARGRIVSGMGNDYVGLKIESSLESLRRLRGVYARAMVVKRQVNAAFQAPLLFILAQSFHALVSDAHGLYHIVIISEDFTTHNVVEECFWVVYQLIKYHILGYASALLEMQANKIGRTLYDNSAYGKEQIQCKSSTDIIEQISLHLEVSSIKEIQHFSALMKFQNTQITIYGLFPLKSSLLFNLIASAAIYLVILVQFDNNQ; encoded by the exons ATGTATTCTTGTTTGCGGAAATATTTTTCACCATTTGTGTGTCAGAACGAAGAATTAAGTTTGTTGCAAATTTTCAAACCTCTATATATTTTACTTTCGGCTGTCGGACTGTTTCCTAGTGCCATCGAATTTTCCAACGGAAAGGAGAACTACATTGTCGCATTCAAATCTTCACCAATTAATTTAGTGCCTACGCTGTTGATTACTACaataacttgcatatttttttatcttcacATGCAAGTATTAAGTGTCGTTAGCGAGAATAACTACTTGACAAGTGACCCCATGACTTTAGCTAATTACGTTACTAACTTGGTTATTACGTTACtagttgtttttattatttatattaacgcGTTTAAGAATAGAAGGTCGTACAtaacaattttaaatgaaatggcCGGCTGCTGGGCCGATTTATCAAAAAGTACCACAAACGATATCAGTCGTTTGCGAGTCCAAGTAAACTGCTTGGTTCTTGGATCTCTAATAGTGATGTTAATCGTGCAGTTAGTAATTACATTCACTGAAGGTGATCCTACGTATATGATAGCAATGATAACTATGAGTTTTAATTTACCAGAGATGATACAATTTACCGTGTTggcattttattttaccatgaTCTTAATGATTACTACTATACTGAAAAATATTGACGAGCATTTAGCGATGATTGCTCGTGGAAGAATAGTGAGTGGTATGGGGAATGACTACGTGGGATTGAAGATAGAGTCATCACTGGAGTCGCTGCGTCGGTTGCGGGGCGTGTATGCGCGTGCGATGGTCGTCAAGCGGCAAGTCAACGCAGCTTTCCAGGCACCTCTGCTGTTCATTCTAGCGCAGAGTTTTCACGCCCTAGTAAGCGATGCACACGGCTTATACCACATAGTTATTATAAGTGAAGATTTCACTACACACAACGTGGTTGAAGAATGCTTTTGGGTCGTTTATCAGCTGATCAAGTATCATATTTTAGGTTATGCAAGTGCTTTATTAGAAATGCag gCAAACAAAATTGGCCGTACTCTATACGATAATTCGGCATACGGAAAAGAACAAATACAATGTAAATCCTCAACCGATATAATTGAACAGATATCACTTCATTTGGAAGTAAGTAGTATAAAAGAG ATTCAACACTTCTCGGCTTTGATGAAATTTCAGAACACCCAAATTACAATCTACGGCCTCTTTCCACTTAAATCTTCACTGTTATTTAAT CTAATAGCATCAGCTGCTATCTACTTGGTGATTTTGGTgcaatttgataataatcaATAA
- the LOC141437007 gene encoding uncharacterized protein isoform X3, which yields MYSCLRKYFSPFVCQNEELSLLQIFKPLYILLSAVGLFPSAIEFSNGKENYIVAFKSSPINLVPTLLITTITCIFFYLHMQVLSVVSENNYLTSDPMTLANYVTNLVITLLVVFIIYINAFKNRRSYITILNEMAGCWADLSKSTTNDISRLRVQVNCLVLGSLIVMLIVQLVITFTEGDPTYMIAMITMSFNLPEMIQFTVLAFYFTMILMITTILKNIDEHLAMIARGRIVSGMGNDYVGLKIESSLESLRRLRGVYARAMVVKRQVNAAFQAPLLFILAQSFHALVSDAHGLYHIVIISEDFTTHNVVEECFWVVYQLIKYHILGYASALLEMQANKIGRTLYDNSAYGKEQIQCKSSTDIIEQISLHLEVSSIKEIQHFSALMKFQNTQITIYGLFPLKSSLLFN from the exons ATGTATTCTTGTTTGCGGAAATATTTTTCACCATTTGTGTGTCAGAACGAAGAATTAAGTTTGTTGCAAATTTTCAAACCTCTATATATTTTACTTTCGGCTGTCGGACTGTTTCCTAGTGCCATCGAATTTTCCAACGGAAAGGAGAACTACATTGTCGCATTCAAATCTTCACCAATTAATTTAGTGCCTACGCTGTTGATTACTACaataacttgcatatttttttatcttcacATGCAAGTATTAAGTGTCGTTAGCGAGAATAACTACTTGACAAGTGACCCCATGACTTTAGCTAATTACGTTACTAACTTGGTTATTACGTTACtagttgtttttattatttatattaacgcGTTTAAGAATAGAAGGTCGTACAtaacaattttaaatgaaatggcCGGCTGCTGGGCCGATTTATCAAAAAGTACCACAAACGATATCAGTCGTTTGCGAGTCCAAGTAAACTGCTTGGTTCTTGGATCTCTAATAGTGATGTTAATCGTGCAGTTAGTAATTACATTCACTGAAGGTGATCCTACGTATATGATAGCAATGATAACTATGAGTTTTAATTTACCAGAGATGATACAATTTACCGTGTTggcattttattttaccatgaTCTTAATGATTACTACTATACTGAAAAATATTGACGAGCATTTAGCGATGATTGCTCGTGGAAGAATAGTGAGTGGTATGGGGAATGACTACGTGGGATTGAAGATAGAGTCATCACTGGAGTCGCTGCGTCGGTTGCGGGGCGTGTATGCGCGTGCGATGGTCGTCAAGCGGCAAGTCAACGCAGCTTTCCAGGCACCTCTGCTGTTCATTCTAGCGCAGAGTTTTCACGCCCTAGTAAGCGATGCACACGGCTTATACCACATAGTTATTATAAGTGAAGATTTCACTACACACAACGTGGTTGAAGAATGCTTTTGGGTCGTTTATCAGCTGATCAAGTATCATATTTTAGGTTATGCAAGTGCTTTATTAGAAATGCag gCAAACAAAATTGGCCGTACTCTATACGATAATTCGGCATACGGAAAAGAACAAATACAATGTAAATCCTCAACCGATATAATTGAACAGATATCACTTCATTTGGAAGTAAGTAGTATAAAAGAG ATTCAACACTTCTCGGCTTTGATGAAATTTCAGAACACCCAAATTACAATCTACGGCCTCTTTCCACTTAAATCTTCACTGTTATTTAAT TAA
- the LOC141437156 gene encoding uncharacterized protein has product MFPILQKYFSPFVRQKEGLSLLQIFKPLYFLLSVIGLFPSSIKFSSGNWGRTIVSKPTIINLACTLIMSVTICIFFCLHLLELSVASKNNSFTENKVTLINFITNMGLMLLVTIITYISAFTNRNLYINILNEMAACWADLPHSTRGVILGPLRIQVNCVVLGYLSLLLIVQLAVTSTETVTKYKMALIAMTFNLPEMIQFTQLAFYFIMMKMIIAIMKKIEENFAMIAHMRMVRRMGNDYVGLKIGSSLESLRRVRGVYARTLAVKRQVNAAFQGPLLFTLAQGYHSIICDAHILYHGIIFQDDFTIHDVNKIGRSLYDISAYINDDITQYKSSADLNDEITLHLEVVASAAVYLVILMQFDNSK; this is encoded by the exons ATGTTCcctattttacaaaaatatttctcGCCTTTTGTGCGTCAGAAAGAAGGACTTAGTTTATTGCAAATTTTTAAACCTTTGTACTTTTTACTTTCGGTCATCGGGTTGTTCCCAAGCTCCATCAAATTTTCCAGTGGAAATTGGGGTCGCACCATCGTATCCAAACCTACCATCATTAATTTGGCATGTACCCTGATAATGAGTGTAacaatttgtattttcttttgtctTCACTTGCTAGAACTAAGTGTCGCTAGTAAGAACAATTCTTTTACGGAAAATAAGGtgactttaattaattttattactaacatGGGTCTTATGCTGTTAGTTActataattacttatatttcCGCGTTTACAAATAGGAATTTGTACATCaacattttaaatgaaatgGCCGCCTGCTGGGCAGATTTACCGCACAGCACTAGAGGTGTCATACTCGGGCCGTTGCGAATCCAAGTGAACTGCGTGGTTCTCGGGTATCTATCATTGCTCCTGATTGTTCAGTTAGCCGTTACATCCACAGAAACTGTCACCAAATACAAAATGGCACTAATAGCTATGACTTTTAACTTACCGGAGATGATACAGTTCACacaactggcattttacttcatCATGATGAAGATGATAATTGCTATAATGAAAAAGATTGAGGAGAATTTCGCGATGATTGCACACATGAGAATGGTGAGAAGAATGGGGAATGACTACGTGGGATTGAAGATAGGATCATCGCTGGAGTCGCTGCGTCGAGTACGGGGCGTGTATGCGCGCACGCTGGCTGTCAAGCGGCAAGTCAACGCAGCATTTCAGGGTCCACTCTTATTCACTCTAGCACAAGGCTACCACTCCATCATATGCGACGCACACATCCTATACCACGGAATTATTTTCCAAGATGACTTCACAATACACGAC GTAAATAAAATTGGACGCAGTCTTTATGATATATCAGCTTATATAAATGACGATATCACACAATATAAATCCTCAGCTGATTTAAATGATGAAATAACACTTCATTTAGAA gtaGTGGCGTCTGCTGCCGTATACTTAGTGATTTTGATGCAATTTGATAATAGTAAATGA